The region GCCGGTGAGACGAGGAACGGGACAAACCAACGCGAAGGGGGCTAACATGCATGCCCAAATCTCACCATGCatatgcgcgcgcgcggcgcgggcggcatATGCCGTGCCGCATATGCCTCGACGGCGCACGAGACAGCAGCTAGTGCGCGCTCGACCAGCCACCGCCCGCGCTAGCTATCCCCTCGCCGACGATTGGGTACGTGGGCCCgtacgccggccggccggccagccagccagccagccagccatggcCAGTACGCacgcgggcgcgcgcgcgagtCACCTGGTGGGCGGGCGGGCTAGCCAGCCGTGACGTCGTTCGTCGCGCGCGCCTGTACGtgcgcgggcgggcgcggtTCGATCGAGTGGCCGGCACGGCGTCGCGTCGGATGGACGTACGTGCGTCGTCGCGCGCATCGCGTGGAAGATCAGATTCCCCGCGCCGCGGGCGGCCGGCCGCGCGAATATCTATCGATCGTCGAGTGCCCACTGGCCACTGCCCGGTGTGCTATCAGCATGAGGCGTTGATGGCTCCGACGAACGGAACGCACCGCGCGCGCCTGTGCGGCCGCGTGCGGTGCAGTGGGCATGGTTCgccatcatccatccatcgatcgatcccccccggcgcgcgcgcgcacgcacgcacggcaCGACGTACGTCGCGCGACCGGGGCCATCTGGGCGGGGTCTAATCCGTCGCGTCCGGCAGATTCTTTGCCGCCTCaatcgctcgctcgctcggcGTGACTTTGTCTTTGTTGTTGGCAGGCAGATGATCGGATCAGGTCAGGTGGTGATGCACTGATGCCTGCCTGCCTAGGATATGTGTTAACGTTAGGTCGACGGCCGACGGCCGGCCAGGTGCGTTCTTGCTCATCTCATCCGTATATATGTGTGCGCTGAGCCGTGCACCTAGTGTAGCAGTGGCTAGCGCTGAGATATTTAGTTTGTGTTCCTTCTCGaaagattttctgatttttgtgataactattttaataatataaaagatggaatttactataaaaattataaatatattttataaaaataaaatgataaatctctatataaaaatatttcataaaaaacacaccgtttgtAGTTTAGAATAAGCTTGCTTGAAGAACACATTCTTAATTGAATGATTTTCTGTCAAATGTAACCTAAACAGTGCCGGTATATAttaggtatcatatttttcagtataaaaatttagtaacttgATGTCCTAGAATTTTGtactaatttctttttacctaTCTTAATGTACCttttaaaaatggtaaaaaaaaggtCCTTATGTATAGGTTTGTACTTTTATTAGAGGCTATTTTGTTTATATCTTTGATAATATTTAAACGTGTGCGAGTAGTCTGTGTGTGTGATGTATCATCCagatgtatataatatttttgcaaaagcacGAGACATTTTGATGCAGCAATTTGATGCCCATGCTTTTATTTCTTGCTAAAGCATGCACTGTGCTTAGCAAATAGCTCAAAACTATGTGCTCAAGGCAGAAACCGATAACACTAGGTTTCTATTATTTTAGGGGTGGTGCTCAATGCTTTTCTCAGTGGGATATATAACTCATTGCCATGCACACTCGCCGCTTACCTTGCAGCGACTCAACAACGCTAATGACACCACCATTCTTGTGGATAAGCACATTTCCCCATGGCCCCAACAGTACTCAAATGCTACAATATTCCCATAATATTTGAGAGAGCCAAAAAGGAGCCAAAAAAGTGTGCCAAAAGGAGCAACATAGAGCACACAAtaggtttattttacaattgcACATGGACACCCCCTTGTACCATACCAGCACCCACATAATGCCCCCAAAAATGCAAATAATGAACCTTGGGGAGCCCCATTTTGCAATTTTCCAGCACTAAAACCGTAGACAGTACGCTCTGGGTGAGTGAGTGACCTCACAATTACtagttaattaaataatttacattatgctttttttttctttatagcAAATCCATACAAGCAGTGAcaaattctctctctctctctctctctctctctctctctcacctttCTCCTTATAAATAAGCCCCCAACCCGGTTGCACTGCGCTCTCACACCATTGCACCGAGCAAAGAAAAGAAGCCTCTCAAGAACAGCACAAGAACCAGCTCAGATTAGCTATAGCAAACGTCCAAGAGCAGAAGAAGCAATGAGGCCAGGAGCAGGGTTCaacgagacggcggcggccaaggCGGCCGTGGTGGCCCCcgtggccgcggccggcgcggcgcatTCCGCGTGGCACTCCCCGGTGCCGTACCTCTTCGGCGGCCTGGCCGCCATGCTCGGGCTCATAGCGTTCGCGCTCCTCATCCTCGCCTGCTCGTACTGGAAGCTGTCCGGCTACctggagggcggcgccggccgcggcgacgacgacggtgcgtCCGCCGACGGCGCGAAGCCCGCGGCCTcggagctgccgccgccgataTGGGAGGAGAAGATACTGGTGATCATGGCCGGGGACGTGAAGCCGACGTACCTGGCCACACCCATGTCGAGCAGAGCCTCCTCCTTCGGCGACAGGAGCAACAACGGAGAGGACGacgagaagaagaaggtgcAGGAGGTCGCCATGGGTAGCCTCAAAGATACCGAGAATGGTGAGCACAGTGAGAGCCAGAGAGACAGAGATGAGCACCACATCCCAGAGGTGTGAGTTTTgcttccatttttcttttttttgcttagATTTTAGGTCTATTTTGATGCATCGGTGAGATGATCAGAGATTCAGAGTACGTTGCTCGCGATTGTTGGCGGAGCACAGAACGCACAgcaattttgttttggttcCCTCGAAGAAAAAAAGTGTAGTTCTTTGATGCCGCCAAACAGAACAGTACAGGATTGGATAACCACCTCCTCATCAAAAATGTCCAATTTTGTGGGGTTATCTGTAATTCTTGCAATGTCAAACGGAGCAGAGAGCAGATGATCATGAATGATGACCATTGCCATCAGAACAACACCAACCAAGATCATAGTTTTGTAGAGCAACACATGTAACTTTTTTCGTTTCTTTTTGCTACAATGACAAGGGCAGCTTTGCTAAGCCTTTTGTTTCTTGAGGAAAAGCTGGTTCCTCTCTATTTCCTTTCTGTTTGTTTTTGCTCCGAgcgaatggaaatgggaataTTTTTGCTTCCTCTTCGTCGTCTTCTCTTTTGCGTAGTGGCCATTTGGACAAGTGGGctatatgcatgtgtgtgtgtgtgtgtgtggaggaATCAGGTAgggcgcacacacacacactgaaTGTGTATGAGTAAATCGAGGGCAAAGTGGATGAGAATTATTTGCTTGAGCCTTTCAGGTAGGAGACGCCGCGGTGCGTCGATGGGCATAGCCCTTCATGATTGCGAATATGTATGATCAGCAGCAACCATGAACAGGATAAATATTCTCTTATTTGGGGAGGGCCTGATGAGTTGGTGTTTCCGGGTGGCTCTGTTGTTTTCAGAATATCCAGTCAGCTGAAATTTGGCAGACAGAGTATAATGaacagattcttgaagatgaTGTGTGATTTACAGCATGATATGATGTCGATATATATCACCGCGTATTATGCTCCTCCAAACCAAAAAATGAGGAAAAGATATCTAAGATGGTGAATTCGTGTAGGAAAAAGAATCAAATCTATCAGAAATTTCAGTGAATTTTTCACATTACATTTTCAGTTGCTTGGTCATGTACACATATCTTGcccattttatatttcaagCTTTATTTCATCTTCATCCCCTTCGGATTAGGAACGAGTTTATGTCAGCTATAATAGTGGAGTGTCCCATGCACCAGTCAGCCAGCCACTAGCTCACTATAGCAACAGGACACCACAAGAAAGATTGTGTTAGCGACTGTCCAGTTGTGCTTTGATCACGCATTTTATTGAACAATTAAAAATGAGTCGCCCAAGACTGCATAgctgtaaattaaaaattagaaaccCTCTAGAGTTGGGTATGATGCAAAAGGCACTAACGACTGAGATGGGACGGCAGTTTTAGTACGTGTCTAGAAACGTTAATACCTCATCAAGTTAATTAAGAATCATCTCTCTGATAGTGGCAATATTCCATAATTAATTCCAATAAGGCTTTGCAGGTCATTGGTGCTAATGGACACGCACGATGGAAGTCTGATTCTGCATTTCTACCTGAAACAATAGCTGATTTATTTAGCAAATTCAATAATATAGTTGTCTACACGTAGGAATGAAATCGGAGTGGACATGGACGGATACTGTTCGAACCGTATTCATATTAATATTCTTaaacagataaaaaataaatacgaaTTATTCTGAATACAAATAAGAGTCAGATAGGATATGACACGGACACAAATATTTCTTGAAACATGACAATATCTCAAACGGAAAAACTAGGGAACGGAATTCCGTCTAACGGGATGattaaaattaatcatgattcCCCGCCTCAGCCACATCTCCTCTCACACTGCAGCACTCAACAgaccataaatatttaaatcattaaacTATTCCGTTGCTTGAACGGTATTCCGTACCGTAGTCTTTCTCTATCTCAAATTGCTTTTAGAGACAAAAAAAGTCCACGTATAATAAGCtaatttgatataaatacaTGACTAATTTGGATAGCCATTCTAACTTTAAATAATAGTAATATCATTTACTGGTGTTGAACACTAAAGTGCCATTAAAACTTACGAAAGTTGGTTAGAGAATCATAGTTAAGAAGAAGAAAGTACCTGATAAACATATTCATATCCGCATTTGCTGAAAACAGCAtaccatatttatatttgtatttgtatttaggaacaaatatttatatttatattcatatccAGATCCAGATTATTGGAGTCTGTTCTGAATTTTATCCTATTCGTTTTTCTCCAATGTGCACGGAAATTGTCCGCTCTATTTCCATCCTTATATACTATCGATAATTTGAACTAAAAAGGTGATTGGTTTTTCGGGCGGATGGAGCATTATTTATAGTCTTTActaacaaatattttcttgatatgaaaaatatagcaattatataatttaaatgtcTCATAATACAACTACCTCACCACCAACCTTTCCATCTCAATCAATCATAAACATCTCCCATTCAACTTTTATCTACCTTTTCGTCTCAACCAATTACAACTATTCCTTACTCCATTTCTTAATctcctagaaaaaaaatagatctatattttgagaagaaaatatcatattattgTACAATACCATCCTACAACACACAGTTATCTAGACGAGTATGACATCAAGTTATTAGCTAAAAAGTAGTTAGAGAATCCTGTGTTGTCATACTCATCTAGAGAATTGTCATATACAAAATACGACGGAATAGCCATTTGCCAACCTTGTACTCTCTTGGTCTTCTTTCAACTATCTCACCATAAATCCGACGTAGCAGTTTTCATAGCATACTATATTATAATTGCGCGGGTCCGTCTCCAGTACAATTTATTGTACTATTGAAAATAGTATTTAATTTacaccgttgatctatttttatcggatatctataattaaattatactaccaacaatattaggtgtagttgaaatttgaatgggtctattgtcctttttattatgatctttatagcaaaaaaacaaagttacaaaatactattaatcaattaattaatagaatacaaaaatacattttttaattaatgacTGAGATtatttctactggtagtataatactactccctccgtttcataatgtaagacgttttagctgcttagattcatttattaaccaatatatattgtttatatatatgtctagatttattgatatatatatgaatttaggataaGCTagaacatcttacattatgaaacggaggtagtagtagaaTACACCGGATAGGGTACTAATTGCACTTATGTTGTTAATTTAGCTTCTCTCATACAAATTCCTAGGGAGTTAAGACGAACCTGATTACCTGAACTAATTAGTGTTGGTTGGGTTCGCTTCCTGAAGTTTTACCTACCAAGATATGCTCGACGCATGCAGTGCCTCTCCGTGTCATTTTACGGTGCTCGTCAGGTGCCGCAGCGAGGGGGGGACGACGAcatctcgccgccggcttGGCCAGAGCTTTTTCGACGCTTGAAAATTTGGAGATCGATCTAAGGCGACGTACGCCTAGTGGCTGGCGATTTCTGGCCGGGAGCAGGGACGACGCGgccggggacgacgacgagagaTGCAATTAAATCGATCGTGGTGCATGATTGATCCACTTCAAAAGAACGAGTCGTGGATCAATTTCTGCTCCTCTGTGAAGTCATCTCTCGTCGCCTCTTGCACCGGAGGTGAAGTGAAGGCCGCTTTCGTTGATAGCTGCATGCTCATGAACTTCGACCGGCCGGAAAAGCCTCCTTTTGGATGTAAATAATGGTGCTTGAATTGTGagcatcttttatttttttcagaggGTAATGTTTGGCTATTGAT is a window of Oryza brachyantha chromosome 8, ObraRS2, whole genome shotgun sequence DNA encoding:
- the LOC102700452 gene encoding protein GLUTAMINE DUMPER 2-like yields the protein MRPGAGFNETAAAKAAVVAPVAAAGAAHSAWHSPVPYLFGGLAAMLGLIAFALLILACSYWKLSGYLEGGAGRGDDDGASADGAKPAASELPPPIWEEKILVIMAGDVKPTYLATPMSSRASSFGDRSNNGEDDEKKKVQEVAMGSLKDTENGEHSESQRDRDEHHIPEV